One segment of Clostridium ljungdahlii DSM 13528 DNA contains the following:
- a CDS encoding glycerate kinase has product MRILLAPDSFKGSLSSKDVCSALREGILRVSQMDILEVPIADGGEGTVDAIVSSTKGTEYFEKVNGPLGEKIKAHYGILKDKTAIIEMASASGLYLVPENKRNPLITTSYGTGQLIESALNKGCRKFIIGIGGSATNDGGAGMLQALGASFLDECNREIGYGGGCLDKLARVDLSSLDGRIYESEFIVASDVVNPLCGKNGASFVYGPQKNSSPEMVKLLDDNLMHYSEVVKDTLNKDLSQTPGAGAAGGMGFALMAFLNAKLEKGIDVVIDITGMEDKIKASDLVITGEGNTDFQTAFGKAPLGVAKLAKKYNKPVIVLSGGLGDNYKSLYDIGVTSLFSIIDKPTSLEYSMEHASELIKDRIEDIIRTIVGVLN; this is encoded by the coding sequence TTGAGAATACTTCTTGCTCCAGATTCCTTTAAAGGAAGTTTGTCTTCAAAAGATGTTTGCAGTGCTCTTAGAGAAGGAATACTCAGGGTATCTCAGATGGATATACTGGAAGTTCCTATTGCAGATGGGGGAGAAGGCACAGTAGATGCAATTGTTTCATCTACAAAAGGTACAGAATATTTTGAAAAAGTTAATGGACCTTTAGGAGAAAAAATAAAAGCTCATTACGGAATATTAAAAGATAAAACTGCAATTATAGAAATGGCCTCGGCTTCAGGATTATATCTTGTACCTGAAAATAAAAGGAATCCACTTATAACTACATCTTATGGAACTGGACAGCTTATAGAAAGCGCTCTAAATAAAGGATGTAGAAAGTTTATAATTGGAATAGGAGGAAGTGCTACAAATGACGGTGGTGCAGGTATGCTGCAGGCTTTAGGTGCAAGCTTCTTAGATGAATGTAATAGGGAGATTGGTTATGGAGGCGGATGCCTTGATAAGCTGGCAAGGGTGGATTTAAGCAGTTTAGATGGCAGAATATATGAAAGTGAATTTATTGTTGCATCGGACGTGGTTAATCCTCTATGTGGTAAAAATGGTGCATCTTTTGTGTATGGACCTCAAAAAAATTCATCTCCTGAAATGGTCAAATTGCTGGATGATAATTTAATGCATTATTCTGAGGTTGTGAAGGATACTCTAAATAAGGACTTATCACAAACTCCAGGAGCAGGTGCTGCAGGTGGAATGGGATTTGCACTTATGGCCTTTTTAAATGCTAAATTAGAAAAAGGTATAGATGTTGTAATTGATATTACTGGAATGGAAGATAAAATAAAAGCCAGTGATTTAGTTATAACAGGAGAAGGAAACACCGATTTTCAAACTGCTTTTGGAAAGGCTCCTCTAGGCGTTGCAAAACTAGCTAAAAAATACAATAAGCCTGTAATTGTATTGTCCGGTGGTCTTGGAGATAACTATAAGAGCTTATATGATATTGGTGTTACTTCCTTATTTAGTATCATAGATAAACCTACGTCGCTTGAATATTCTATGGAGCATGCATCTGAATTAATAAAGGATAGAATAGAAGATATTATAAGAACAATAGTAGGAGTTTTAAATTAG
- a CDS encoding GxGYxYP domain-containing protein translates to MKFKKSIVLIISIFLFGIFIPNVHAFLGKPYYVKNSKIPHHLYVIYQNDLTPAEKTMIVTLQGVISNKSNSQIYTLNKNQPDYKIWLDDLKTNYGVTYTIVKDPWYLLDKFKSLVSGYVLYSSYPEKNPSINNACSLAALKNSIAIDKSIEDKVKSTGIKIQGDCVNTDKYWAYNNLWNSGLNHSVVIQLSPNKNAPLRDYGIMSKCLVFYEDDLKDFSLRDKVFESMKKDSTCLGWGPDEHGNVSAASKNGVSMVPADWSYNLTVLSAFPSVPLTQKSSVKPDKKLFYQPMHYVTFIMSDGDNQQWNLGSNYGSEKWYGSPKRGSFNMGFSISPSMYELAPTVFKLYYKNTSSIPYRDNFVVSPSGNGYMYPSKFKEDSLNAYLKRLNNYMADVDERYVSVLDDWSLYDTKLWNKYTTCSNVDGIFYLNYNKQNDYKGKIVWSNGKPVVSCRDVLWYGLEEEDALINNINNYVNKGYTNISKPEAYTFVYVHAWSKSMKDVEKVITELNKNPKVKVVPPDTFMDIMKKNISK, encoded by the coding sequence ATGAAATTTAAAAAATCTATTGTACTAATTATTTCTATTTTTTTATTTGGTATATTTATCCCAAATGTACATGCTTTTTTAGGCAAGCCTTATTATGTAAAAAACTCGAAAATACCACATCACCTTTATGTAATTTACCAAAATGATCTAACTCCTGCAGAAAAAACTATGATAGTCACCCTTCAAGGAGTAATATCAAATAAGTCAAATTCTCAAATATATACTTTAAACAAAAATCAACCTGATTACAAAATATGGCTGGATGATTTAAAAACAAATTACGGGGTAACTTATACCATAGTAAAAGATCCCTGGTATTTATTAGATAAATTTAAATCACTAGTGTCTGGATATGTACTTTACAGCAGTTATCCTGAGAAAAACCCTTCTATTAACAATGCCTGCTCTCTTGCAGCATTAAAAAATTCCATAGCTATAGATAAATCTATAGAAGATAAGGTTAAAAGTACAGGAATTAAAATACAGGGTGATTGTGTAAACACCGATAAATATTGGGCTTATAATAATTTGTGGAATTCAGGACTAAATCATTCCGTTGTAATTCAGCTGTCTCCAAATAAAAATGCTCCTCTTAGAGATTATGGAATCATGAGTAAATGTTTAGTGTTTTATGAGGATGATCTAAAAGATTTCTCACTAAGGGATAAAGTTTTTGAGTCTATGAAAAAGGACTCTACATGCCTTGGATGGGGGCCTGACGAACATGGTAATGTAAGTGCAGCCTCTAAAAATGGAGTAAGTATGGTTCCTGCAGATTGGTCTTACAATTTAACAGTATTAAGTGCCTTTCCATCAGTACCTTTAACACAAAAAAGCAGTGTAAAGCCTGATAAAAAACTTTTCTATCAACCTATGCACTACGTAACTTTTATAATGTCAGATGGAGATAACCAGCAGTGGAACCTGGGGAGTAATTATGGATCTGAAAAATGGTACGGATCTCCTAAAAGAGGTAGTTTTAATATGGGATTCAGCATAAGTCCTTCTATGTATGAACTAGCGCCTACCGTTTTTAAACTATATTATAAAAATACATCTTCAATTCCTTATAGGGATAACTTTGTAGTATCACCTTCTGGCAATGGTTATATGTACCCTAGTAAATTTAAGGAAGATTCTTTAAACGCATATCTAAAAAGATTAAACAATTATATGGCAGATGTAGATGAAAGGTATGTATCAGTTTTGGATGATTGGTCACTTTATGATACTAAATTATGGAATAAATACACTACTTGTTCAAATGTTGACGGTATATTCTACCTTAATTATAATAAGCAAAATGACTATAAAGGTAAAATTGTATGGAGCAATGGAAAACCAGTGGTGTCCTGCAGAGATGTACTCTGGTATGGACTGGAAGAGGAAGATGCTCTTATAAATAACATAAATAATTATGTTAATAAAGGCTACACCAACATATCCAAACCTGAAGCCTATACGTTTGTGTACGTTCATGCATGGAGTAAATCTATGAAAGACGTAGAAAAAGTAATAACAGAGTTAAATAAAAATCCTAAAGTAAAAGTTGTCCCACCAGATACATTTATGGATATTATGAAAAAGAATATCAGTAAATAA
- the proS gene encoding proline--tRNA ligase translates to MVEQITSRDEDFAQWYTDIVKKAELADYSSVRGCMIIRPYAYAMWENIQSYLDKRFKETGHQNVYMPLFIPESLLQKEKDHIEGFAPEVAWVTHGGNEELTEKLCVRPTSETLFCEHYAKIVQSYKDLPKLYNQWCSVVRWEKTTRPFLRTTEFLWQEGHTIHETKKEAQEETTRMLNVYADLCEKVLAIPVLKGQKTDSEKFAGGEATYTIEALMHDGKALQAGTSHYLGQNFAKSFGMQYSDKEGKLQYVYQTSWGVTTRLLGAIIMVHGDDNGLVVPPRIAPTQVIIVPIAQHKEGVLDKANELKDRIAKFARVKLDDSDKMAGWKFSEYEMKGVPIRLEVGPKDIEKNQVVLVRRDSGEKIIVSMDNLEKDIPDLLDKIHDGMFEKAKNLIENNTNNAVNMEEFKDIMENKIGFVKAMWCGDAKCEEKIKEVTGASSRCIPFEQEHISDTCVCCGKKADKLVYWGKAY, encoded by the coding sequence ATGGTAGAACAAATAACATCAAGAGATGAAGATTTTGCACAGTGGTATACAGACATTGTAAAAAAAGCAGAATTAGCTGATTATTCAAGTGTAAGAGGCTGTATGATAATACGTCCTTATGCTTATGCTATGTGGGAAAATATTCAGAGTTATTTAGACAAAAGATTTAAAGAAACAGGACATCAAAATGTATATATGCCCTTATTTATTCCTGAAAGTCTTCTTCAAAAGGAAAAGGATCATATAGAGGGATTTGCACCAGAAGTTGCCTGGGTAACTCACGGTGGTAATGAAGAACTTACAGAAAAATTATGTGTTCGTCCAACATCAGAAACATTATTTTGTGAACATTATGCTAAGATAGTTCAGTCTTATAAAGACTTGCCTAAGCTTTACAATCAGTGGTGTTCTGTAGTTAGATGGGAAAAGACTACAAGACCTTTCCTTAGAACTACAGAATTTTTATGGCAAGAAGGTCATACTATACATGAAACTAAGAAGGAAGCCCAAGAGGAGACCACAAGGATGCTGAATGTATATGCGGATCTTTGTGAAAAAGTACTGGCTATTCCAGTATTAAAAGGACAGAAAACTGACAGTGAAAAATTTGCAGGAGGAGAAGCTACATATACTATAGAAGCACTTATGCATGATGGAAAGGCACTTCAGGCTGGTACATCTCATTACTTAGGACAGAACTTTGCGAAATCTTTTGGAATGCAGTATTCAGATAAAGAAGGAAAACTTCAATATGTATACCAGACTTCCTGGGGTGTAACAACCCGTCTTTTAGGAGCAATTATAATGGTACATGGCGATGATAATGGACTCGTAGTTCCACCTAGAATAGCTCCTACTCAGGTAATTATAGTACCTATAGCACAGCATAAAGAAGGAGTACTGGATAAGGCAAACGAACTAAAAGATAGAATAGCTAAATTTGCAAGAGTTAAACTTGATGACAGTGATAAAATGGCTGGATGGAAGTTTAGTGAATATGAGATGAAGGGAGTTCCTATACGTCTTGAAGTAGGACCAAAGGATATCGAGAAAAATCAAGTTGTACTTGTAAGGAGAGACAGTGGAGAAAAGATAATAGTATCCATGGATAACCTGGAAAAGGATATACCAGATCTTTTAGATAAAATTCATGACGGTATGTTTGAAAAGGCAAAAAATCTTATAGAAAACAATACAAATAATGCTGTAAACATGGAAGAGTTTAAAGATATAATGGAAAATAAAATAGGTTTTGTAAAGGCTATGTGGTGTGGAGACGCTAAATGTGAAGAAAAAATTAAAGAAGTTACTGGTGCGTCTTCAAGATGCATTCCATTTGAACAAGAACATATTTCAGATACCTGCGTGTGCTGTGGTAAAAAAGCTGATAAATTAGTTTATTGGGGAAAAGCATATTAA